A region from the Citrobacter koseri ATCC BAA-895 genome encodes:
- the sdaC gene encoding HAAAP family serine/threonine permease SdaC, whose translation METTQTSTIASIDSRSGWRKTDTMWMLGLYGTAIGAGVLFLPINAGVGGMIPLIIMAIIAFPMTFFAHRGLTRFVLSGKNPGEDITEVVEEHFGIGAGKLITLLYFFAIYPILLVYSVAITNTVESFMTHQLTITPPPRAILSLILIVGMMTIVRFGEQMIVKAMSILVFPFVAALMLLALYLIPQWSGAALETLSFDSAASTGNGLWMTLWLAIPVMVFSFNHSPIISSFAVAKREEYGDAAEKKCSKILAFAHIMMVLTVMFFVFSCVLSLTPADLAAAKEQNISILSYLANHFNAPVIAWMAPIIAIIAITKSFLGHYLGAREGFNGMVIKSLRGKGKSIEINKLNKITALFMLVTTWIVATLNPSILGMIETLGGPIIAMILFLMPMYAIQKVPAMRKYSGHISNVFVVVMGLIAISAIFYSLFS comes from the coding sequence GATTCTCGAAGCGGATGGCGCAAGACGGACACCATGTGGATGCTGGGCCTTTACGGCACGGCAATCGGCGCGGGCGTACTGTTCCTGCCAATTAACGCAGGCGTCGGCGGTATGATCCCGCTGATCATCATGGCGATTATCGCTTTCCCGATGACCTTCTTCGCACACCGTGGCCTGACTCGCTTCGTGCTGTCCGGTAAAAACCCTGGCGAAGACATCACTGAAGTGGTTGAAGAGCACTTCGGTATTGGCGCGGGTAAACTGATCACCCTGCTCTACTTCTTCGCGATTTACCCGATTCTGCTGGTTTACAGTGTGGCGATTACCAACACCGTGGAAAGCTTCATGACCCACCAGTTGACCATCACCCCGCCGCCGCGCGCGATTCTGTCTCTGATCCTGATTGTCGGCATGATGACCATCGTGCGCTTCGGTGAGCAGATGATCGTTAAAGCGATGAGTATTCTGGTATTCCCGTTTGTTGCGGCCCTGATGCTGCTGGCCCTGTACCTGATCCCTCAGTGGAGCGGCGCAGCGCTGGAAACGCTCTCCTTTGATTCCGCTGCCTCTACCGGCAATGGTCTGTGGATGACGCTGTGGCTGGCAATTCCGGTAATGGTGTTCTCTTTCAACCACTCTCCGATCATCTCCTCCTTCGCGGTCGCGAAGCGTGAAGAGTACGGCGATGCGGCTGAGAAGAAATGCTCTAAGATCCTGGCATTCGCTCACATCATGATGGTGCTGACCGTTATGTTCTTCGTCTTCAGTTGCGTACTGAGCCTGACGCCAGCGGACCTGGCGGCGGCGAAAGAGCAGAACATCTCTATTCTGTCTTACCTGGCGAACCACTTTAACGCGCCAGTTATCGCCTGGATGGCGCCGATCATCGCGATTATCGCCATCACGAAATCCTTCCTCGGCCACTACCTGGGCGCTCGTGAAGGTTTCAACGGAATGGTTATCAAGTCTCTGCGCGGCAAAGGCAAATCCATCGAAATCAACAAGCTGAACAAAATCACTGCGCTGTTCATGCTGGTTACGACCTGGATTGTCGCCACGCTGAACCCAAGCATCCTGGGAATGATTGAAACCCTGGGCGGCCCAATCATCGCGATGATTCTGTTCCTGATGCCGATGTATGCCATCCAGAAAGTCCCGGCAATGCGTAAGTACAGCGGCCACATCAGCAACGTATTCGTTGTTGTTATGGGTCTGATCGCTATCTCCGCTATTTTCTACTCCCTGTTCAGCTAA